Within Vicia villosa cultivar HV-30 ecotype Madison, WI linkage group LG1, Vvil1.0, whole genome shotgun sequence, the genomic segment GTTGGGATCCTACACTTGTTAATCCTTGCACATGGTTTCATGTAACCTGCAACAATGATAATAGTGTCATTAGAGTGTAAGCTGGTTGTTCCTTGATATTGCGACTTATATTATCGTGTTGTTTGAATAGCTCTCAATATAGAAGATAAATTTTCTGATGTtccttttgttcttttcttttgtctAATGTCAGTGATCTGGGAAATGCTGCTTTATCTGGCACACTTGTTCCACAGCTTGGTCAACTCAAGAATTTGCAGTATCTGTATGTTGTACTTTGACATTTTTGATGTTCCAAACCAATGTTGTTTTTCTTTTAGCATTTAATCTTCCAAGGGCTTGGTTAGTGAAGTGGTGATAATTGCTTCAGTGTTCCTGTTTCTTTGGTTTTTTTCTATGTGATACTTTACTCTTTTTTACGGTAGTTTCATGAGAGTTGTTTAAGATAATGAAGATTTAAACACGTTTCTTTTGAACACTAGTTGATGATGTTTATCTTCCTATGACTCCATCCTGGTTTTTAATGATTAATTTCATCATTTTAATGTTGTGGGGAACATGGTATTCATTTTTGCATTTGAAgcttaaaaaaatggatttcagTTTCATCGTATCACTATTTCATTTTGAGAAAACTATATCCTTTTGCAACTGGGTTACTCTTGTACAAAAGGCTGGTCATGCTCTTGGAATTATGAAACGACTTCACTGATTGAACTATCATGGAAGTTTTATTCGATGCTGATTTTACaaactattgatttaaatatattatttatactcGACATTTTTATGTATCATAGGGAGCTTTACAGTAATAACATTACCGGTCCTATTCCTAGTGACCTGGGGAATCTTACTAACTTGGTGAGCTTGGATCTGTACCTGAATCAGTTCACTGGCCCTATCCCAGATTCATTGGGCAAGTTGTCAAAATTGCGTTTTCTGTAAGTGCACCTATTGTTGATGGTCTATTCTATATTTTTATCTATTTCGTGGACTTTCTTTAAATTTGTTTCTCGCGAAAAACATTCCTCTCCTCAAAGATGCTTATTTTCTGTTATATATGATATATGTTGGTGTATTTGATAAAAGGAATTTGTTATCAAGATTGATATTAATACTGTTTCCTGGAATGTCTGTCTAAGGATAGCCGGCTTAATAACAACAGCTTGATGGGTCCTATTCCCATGTCACTGACTAATATTTCAGCTCTCCAAGTTCTGTGAGTTCTTTTTAATATCTAACTGTGTActtgatatattttttatcattagTTTGCAATGCTAACATTTATATCTTATTCAATTAACGCAGGGATTTGTCTAATAACCAACTCTCTGGCGTGGTTCCCGATAATGGCTCATTCTCATTATTCACTCCGATCAGGTTCCTACTAAACTCTGTTCTATTTTTACATTCTTCAGCTCTGCTTGCAGAACTTCTATAAATTGACTTCCTTTTTGCTTACAGTTTTGCAAACAACTTGAATCTATGCGGACCAGTCACTGGGCACCCTTGTCCAGGCTCTCCACCGTTTTCTCCGCCTCCCCCTTTTGTCCCTCCACCCCCAATTTCTGCCCCAGGTAATATTTCTGCTGCAATTAAGCTTGCGATATAACGATCTAGCTATCGCTTATACCTGTTTGCCTCATACCTATTTGAAAGAAGCAGTAACGTTTGAACCTTTGCTTATTCCTAATTGTAGGAAGTGGAGGTGCAACTGGAGCGATAGCTGGAGGAGTCGCTGCTGGTGCTGCTCTATTGTTTGCCGCGCCTGCAATTGCATTTGCATGGTGGCGTCGAAGGAAACCACAAGAATTTTTCTTTGATGTTCCTGGTGAGCAAGCGATCCTAGTTGGATGACTACTACATTGGTTAATGGTTATGCTCATTTCATGGATAGAATTTAACTTCCTTGTGTACCTTGCAGCTGAAGAGGATCCTGAAGTTCATCTTGGGCAGCTCAAGAGGTTCTCACTTCGAGAGTTGCAAGTTGCAACCGATACTTTCAGCAATAAAAACATTCTTGGAAGAGGAGGGTTTGGTAAGGTGTACAAAGGACGTTTGGCAGACGGCTCACTGGTTGCTGTCAAAAGATTGAAAGAGGAGCGGACACCTGGCGGGGAGCTTCAGTTTCAGACTGAAGTAGAGATGATTAGCATGGCTGTGCATAGAAATCTCCTCCGCTTACGTGGGTTTTGTATGACACCAACCGAAAGGTTGCTTGTTTATCCCTACATGGCTAATGGAAGTGTCGCCTCCTGTTTAAGAGGTAGATCTCTATTCTCCCATCAAAGTTTCTTGGGGAAGCCACTAGACTTTACTCTTCTTGTATGAGGTTTACTTAGGGTCTGTTTAGAATGACTTATGACTTATTTGAGCTTATATACTAGCATAGCTGTTTGGGAGAGCTTATGAAAACTACTATGACATGCTCATAAAttgttttcagcttatttttacaAGCTCTCCAACATAGCTTATAAAAACTACTTAAAGTTTATATTGCAAACAATTTGACTTTAAATCATCTCTTGCTCTTGAAATAGCTTATACATAAGTGCTTGTGCTACAACTACTTAATTGAGTTGTATATCCAAATAGGGCCTTATTCTGATTAATTGCAATTGGGTGTCTTTGATATTTGATTGTTTATATTTATGCTCAACACAGTAtttcatttaatattaattatacatGTGATTTTGTGTTTGCATTATTCTAGAGCGTCCTCCACATCAAGAACCACTAGATTGGCCAACAAGGAAAAGAATAGCTTTGGGATCAGCAAGAGGTCTTTCATATTTACATGATCATTGCGACCCAAAGATCATTCATCGTGATGTGAAAGCTGCAAACATATTGTTGGATGAGGAGTTTGAGGCTGTTGTCGGGGATTTCGGATTGGCAAAACTTATGGATTATAAGGACACCCATGTGACAACTGCTGTACGTGGTACAATTGGGCATATAGCTCCCGAGTACCTATCTACTGGCAAATCATCAGAGAAAACTGATGTTTTTGGTTATGGTATCATGCTTCTTGAGCTTATCACTGGACAAAGAGCTTTTGACCTTGCCCGGCTtgcaaatgatgatgatgttatgcTGCTTGATTGGGTATGCCCAGTGCAAATGCATATCCTtctgtttttttgtttattatagTTTACTTATTCAATTGAATTTCATTTCATGCAACCCTTGAACAATTGTGCTCTTAAACACGTTGATAGGTTAAAGGActtttgaaagagaagaagcttgaaATGTTGGTTGATCCCGATCTTCAAACCAACTACATAGAAGCGGAGGTAGAACAGTTAATCCAGGTTGCGTTGCTCTGCACGCAAGGTTCACCCATGGACCGGCCCAAGATGTCAGAAGTGGTGAGAATGCTTGAAGGTGACGGGTTGGCAGAAAGATGGGATGAGTGGCAAAAAGGGGAAGTTCTACGGCAAGAAGTGGAACTGGCACCTCATCCCAATTCTGATTGGATTGTTGACTCTACTGAAAATCTACATGCAGTTGAATTATCTGGTCCAAGGTGACCCTGTCACAGTAGTAATGAATGGAATTATTTGTgacttattttttttaactaaaaaagttttctcactttttttcttctttttttggttCCTTCAAGTACCATATCCTAATTACAGCTCTTGTAAGTCTACTGCATTATATTCAATTACATTTGTGCATAGGGGTCGCTTTGTCAAGTTACAATTTGTATCATCTGCTGCTGTTTGATGAAGTGATGTTTACTTAGATGAATATTTTTGAACACCCTTGTTTTATGCTTGTTCTGTCTATATCAAATTATGATCAGATGCATTAGAGTGGAACATCCCTTACGACGACTGGTTATTGCCAATGACACATCTAATGTCACTTTATTTGTGTGAATCAGAGTATGAAGAACAATGTCAAACTGGACTAGCCCTATTCAGAATAGGGTGTTTCGTGttacataaattatatattttccattacacgtttaaattaaaaataatcacACCGTGAATATGTATCACGATAAAAACAAATGACTGCCTTTAGTTTTATTtgataaaatcttcaaaattaAATTTGTGATAGTATAATGTGATAGGATGGTTATAGTTAATATCCTACTCTACACCAAAGATAACTCAATTCTAGAAGGTTATCTGATGATGAAGAATTGGAGTCAGGAAGGGGAGAGTTTGAGAGAAGGATGAATTTGTTATAATATCCTACTCTACACCAAAGATAACTCAAATTTAGAAGGTTATCTGATGATGAAGAATTGAAATCAAGAAAGGGAGAGTTTCAGAGAGAAGGATAGGTTCGTTATAGTATCTTACTCTACATGAGAGATAACTCAATTTTAGAAGGTTATGTTGTAGTATCCTACTCTACATGAGAGATAACTCAATTTTAGAAGGTTATTTGATGATGAAGAATTAGAATCAGGAAAGGGAGAGTTTGAGAGAGAAGGATAGATTTGTTATAACAAATTGATTTTGATTGAATACCACCATAATGGTTATATAGAACAAGTTGGTCACATGTTAACCAATCATTGCTAATCAAATCTAACCGCCCATCAATCTAGAAGCttacaaaagacaaaataggaaagtaacaaaataaagaaaaagacaaGTTTATTTGCTGATCCTTGAAATCCTATCACAATACGCTCCTCTTCACAACATCCATGTTCTCATGGATGAAAATCTGGAACCTTCTTAAGGAGATCATAATAAAACTCCCATGTTGTTTTGTCAAGAGGTAAATCCTTCCATTGAACTAGGACATTGGTAGCTGCAATTTGACCTCTTTTAACCATTTTCTTATCGAGAATGGCAAGAGGGACCTTGTTCTCTTGGAGCATTGTAACAGGAAGATTTTGAATTTCACCACCTTTAGGATTGGGTCATTGGGACATAACTTCAGTTAGGAAACATGAAATACATTGTGCATGGTAGCAGATGGAGGAAGCTGTAGCTTATAGGCTGTGGAACCAACACGATCCTCAACCACAAAAGATCTATAAAATTTTGGAAGAAGTTTGTGAGTTCCAtgagattttataaaaaattgtttatatGGATGAAGTTTGAGGTAGACACGATCTCCTATTGCAAACACACGATCTCTTCTGTGTTTGTTTGCCTGCCGTcggataataaccggattataaaaaattttgaaaaaaataattttcaaaactggattttttttataagcttttaaatttaaaaaaaaaaaaccattttatAAGTTTTGGTTATAATTAAATGGCTGGCGAGTCATTCTATTTTGATCATGTATCAAGTGAAATTTCATAAGCTTGATTGCTTCTTCTCTAGCAATCAAGGTCATGTCCACATTTAGATTTGCAGCGGAGTGAGGCAAGTAAGTTAAATAGAAGGGTGGAGGCTGACCATAGACTACTTCAA encodes:
- the LOC131643675 gene encoding somatic embryogenesis receptor kinase 2; this encodes METKLCAFAFISEVLFLLLLNPLCLISANMEGDALHNLRTNLQDPNNVLQSWDPTLVNPCTWFHVTCNNDNSVIRVDLGNAALSGTLVPQLGQLKNLQYLELYSNNITGPIPSDLGNLTNLVSLDLYLNQFTGPIPDSLGKLSKLRFLRLNNNSLMGPIPMSLTNISALQVLDLSNNQLSGVVPDNGSFSLFTPISFANNLNLCGPVTGHPCPGSPPFSPPPPFVPPPPISAPGSGGATGAIAGGVAAGAALLFAAPAIAFAWWRRRKPQEFFFDVPAEEDPEVHLGQLKRFSLRELQVATDTFSNKNILGRGGFGKVYKGRLADGSLVAVKRLKEERTPGGELQFQTEVEMISMAVHRNLLRLRGFCMTPTERLLVYPYMANGSVASCLRERPPHQEPLDWPTRKRIALGSARGLSYLHDHCDPKIIHRDVKAANILLDEEFEAVVGDFGLAKLMDYKDTHVTTAVRGTIGHIAPEYLSTGKSSEKTDVFGYGIMLLELITGQRAFDLARLANDDDVMLLDWVKGLLKEKKLEMLVDPDLQTNYIEAEVEQLIQVALLCTQGSPMDRPKMSEVVRMLEGDGLAERWDEWQKGEVLRQEVELAPHPNSDWIVDSTENLHAVELSGPR